Proteins found in one Vagococcus carniphilus genomic segment:
- the clpB gene encoding ATP-dependent chaperone ClpB, translated as MNIEKMTTTLQQAIAEAQQIAITRQQQNIDIVHLWKIFLQPNHFARNLYSGLGLNVDLFELEVDKEIDRLPQVSGGNVQYGQNLSQNLFNLLQEADKIREKLGDDFLATEVVISALMKLKNHPLTKFLEQQQITDKMINEKILEIRGGDRVTSQNQEEQYEALSKYATDMIEAVKSGKQDPIIGRDEEIRDVIRILSRKTKNNPVLIGEPGVGKTAIIEGLAQRIVKKDVPENLKNKTIFSLDMGALIAGAKFRGEFEERLKAVLKEVKKSEGQIILFIDEIHTIVGAGKTEGSMDAGNLLKPMLARGELHCIGATTLDEYREYMEKDKALERRFQKVLVKEPTVEDTISILRGLKERFEIHHGVNIHDNALVAATTLSNRYITDRYLPDKAIDLVDEACATIRVEMNSMPTELDQVTRRLMQLEIEEAALKKEDDDASKKRLEILQKELSELREETNSLKMQWETEKEEVDRVNKKRAEIDAAKTQLENAENNYDLEEAAVLRHGTIPKLKQELAELEAKEDTNNGKLVQEVVTDREIATVVGRLTGIPVSKLEEGEREKILRLNETLHERVIGQDEAVDAVSDAVIRSRAGLQDPNRPLGSFLFLGPTGVGKTELAKSLAENLFDSEEHMVRIDMSEYMEKHSVSRLVGAPPGYIGYEEGGQLTEAVRRSPYTIVLLDEIEKAHPDVFNILLQVLDDGRLTDSKGRVVDFKNTVLIMTSNIGSQLLLEGVSEDGVISSETSEAVMTMLKAHFKPEFLNRIDDTILFTPLSLDNVKEIIVKMTEQLTSRLEQQEIKLIMTDDAKSWIAEQAYDPVYGARPIKRFLTKEVETPLAKAIISGKVMPKSTVTIELVDNELVFE; from the coding sequence ATGAACATTGAAAAAATGACAACAACTTTACAACAAGCAATAGCTGAAGCTCAACAAATAGCCATAACAAGGCAACAACAAAATATTGACATTGTCCATTTATGGAAGATTTTCTTACAACCAAATCATTTCGCTAGAAACCTATACAGTGGTTTAGGATTAAATGTAGATTTATTCGAATTAGAAGTAGATAAAGAAATAGATCGTCTTCCTCAAGTAAGTGGAGGAAATGTTCAGTATGGACAAAATCTCAGTCAGAACTTGTTCAACTTATTACAAGAAGCTGACAAGATTCGTGAGAAACTAGGAGATGATTTTTTAGCAACAGAAGTAGTTATTTCTGCTTTGATGAAATTAAAAAATCACCCATTAACTAAATTTTTGGAACAACAACAAATAACAGATAAAATGATTAATGAAAAAATATTAGAAATAAGAGGAGGGGATCGTGTGACTTCTCAAAACCAAGAAGAGCAATATGAAGCTTTATCAAAATATGCAACTGATATGATAGAAGCTGTTAAAAGTGGTAAACAAGATCCTATTATTGGTCGTGATGAAGAAATTCGTGATGTTATCCGTATTTTATCACGTAAAACAAAAAATAATCCTGTTTTAATTGGGGAACCTGGGGTAGGTAAAACAGCTATCATCGAAGGTTTAGCTCAAAGAATAGTTAAAAAGGATGTTCCTGAGAATTTAAAAAATAAAACTATCTTCTCTTTAGATATGGGTGCTCTAATTGCTGGAGCGAAATTTAGAGGAGAGTTTGAAGAGCGCTTAAAAGCAGTTTTAAAAGAAGTTAAAAAGAGTGAAGGGCAAATCATTCTATTTATTGATGAAATCCATACGATTGTTGGAGCAGGAAAAACTGAAGGTAGTATGGATGCCGGTAATCTACTAAAACCAATGTTAGCTCGTGGCGAACTACATTGTATTGGAGCAACTACGCTTGATGAGTACAGAGAATATATGGAAAAAGACAAAGCATTAGAAAGACGTTTCCAAAAAGTTCTCGTTAAAGAACCAACTGTTGAAGATACTATCAGCATTTTAAGAGGATTGAAAGAACGTTTTGAAATTCACCACGGTGTTAATATTCATGACAATGCTTTAGTTGCAGCAACTACTCTTTCCAATCGTTATATCACAGACCGCTATTTGCCAGACAAAGCGATTGATTTAGTGGATGAGGCGTGTGCGACAATTCGAGTAGAAATGAACTCTATGCCAACTGAATTAGATCAGGTAACTAGAAGATTAATGCAATTAGAGATTGAAGAAGCTGCGCTCAAAAAAGAAGATGATGATGCAAGTAAAAAGCGACTTGAAATTCTTCAAAAAGAATTGTCTGAACTTAGAGAAGAAACTAATTCATTAAAAATGCAATGGGAAACTGAAAAAGAAGAAGTCGACCGTGTTAATAAAAAACGTGCTGAAATTGATGCTGCTAAAACACAATTAGAAAATGCAGAAAATAATTATGATTTAGAAGAAGCTGCTGTTTTAAGACATGGCACGATTCCAAAATTAAAACAAGAATTAGCTGAACTTGAAGCAAAAGAAGATACTAATAATGGAAAATTAGTTCAAGAAGTTGTAACGGACCGTGAAATTGCAACAGTAGTTGGACGATTGACAGGTATTCCTGTTTCGAAACTAGAAGAGGGAGAACGTGAAAAGATTCTACGCTTAAACGAAACTCTCCATGAACGAGTTATCGGCCAAGATGAGGCGGTTGACGCTGTATCAGATGCTGTTATTCGTTCTAGGGCAGGTCTTCAAGATCCAAATCGACCACTTGGTTCTTTCCTGTTCTTAGGACCTACTGGTGTTGGTAAAACTGAGCTTGCTAAATCTTTAGCTGAAAACTTATTTGATTCCGAAGAACATATGGTTAGAATCGACATGAGTGAGTATATGGAAAAACACAGCGTCTCTCGTCTAGTAGGAGCTCCTCCAGGATACATTGGTTATGAAGAAGGTGGTCAATTAACAGAAGCTGTTCGAAGAAGCCCTTATACAATTGTCTTACTTGATGAAATTGAGAAAGCACATCCGGATGTTTTCAATATTTTACTTCAAGTACTTGATGATGGTCGTTTAACAGACTCTAAGGGACGTGTGGTTGACTTTAAAAATACTGTTTTAATTATGACAAGTAATATTGGCTCACAGTTACTTCTAGAAGGAGTTTCTGAAGATGGTGTTATTTCATCTGAAACATCTGAAGCTGTTATGACAATGTTGAAAGCTCACTTTAAACCTGAATTTTTAAACAGGATTGACGATACTATTTTATTCACACCATTAAGCCTTGATAATGTGAAAGAAATTATCGTAAAAATGACTGAGCAATTAACAAGTAGATTAGAGCAACAAGAAATAAAATTAATCATGACAGATGACGCGAAGAGTTGGATTGCAGAGCAAGCCTATGATCCTGTTTATGGTGCAAGACCTATAAAACGGTTCTTAACTAAAGAAGTTGAAACACCTCTTGCTAAAGCGATCATTTCAGGCAAAGTTATGCCAAAATCAACTGTTACAATTGAACTTGTCGATAATGAATTAGTTTTTGAGTAA
- a CDS encoding glucosaminidase domain-containing protein, which translates to MKKIYGLLAVSLFFSATFPSLNYAISTETSETDSSTTEETDTTTSATTEEESDSTESSSTDSTTSESTETTDTTSSEDISTETSSSESESTSTTTSSSKSSSTKDSETTETTTTVKVKEKKKPIKKVQPKKEKRIKKETTQVSEKVNYNVTLDGGNFKTTRNETNEQFVMKIGNKARKIAHKNDLYASVMIAQAALESGFGKSQLANEPNYNLFGIKGSFQGKSTSMLTAEDTKSGYINIVDRFRKYDSYEDSLNDYAKLMTKGINGNPSIYHGSTKKKSKTYKDATKKLTGVYATDRHYDAKLNEIIKTYDLTRFDKSFTETVKHRVGKDDTLRSIAKKYKVEKDSILELNKSIDRDKPLEEGTTILVEKDIEFVKPLNKKYTVSSDFGSRGKEHHNGIDLAISSGTSVYATGKGVVEATGYDPSAGNYIIIKHNYGLYSSYFHLKEINVKKGQKIDMSQKIGLVGSTGNSTGPHLHFAISDKVWSNYYHPKEFVDLD; encoded by the coding sequence TTGAAAAAGATTTATGGGCTTTTAGCAGTTAGTTTATTCTTCTCTGCTACTTTTCCAAGTTTAAATTATGCCATCTCTACTGAAACATCTGAAACAGACTCATCTACAACTGAGGAAACAGATACAACTACATCTGCAACAACTGAGGAAGAAAGTGATTCAACAGAGAGCTCTTCAACAGACTCAACAACATCTGAATCGACTGAAACAACAGATACAACGAGTTCTGAAGATATTTCCACAGAAACGAGTTCATCAGAATCAGAGTCAACTAGTACAACTACAAGTAGTTCAAAGAGTTCATCAACAAAAGATTCAGAAACAACAGAAACGACTACGACTGTTAAGGTAAAAGAAAAAAAGAAACCGATTAAAAAAGTACAACCTAAAAAAGAAAAAAGAATCAAAAAAGAAACAACACAGGTTTCAGAAAAAGTTAACTATAATGTAACTCTTGATGGTGGGAATTTTAAAACGACTCGAAATGAAACTAATGAGCAATTTGTAATGAAAATTGGAAATAAAGCTCGAAAAATAGCTCATAAAAATGACTTGTATGCTTCAGTTATGATTGCTCAAGCAGCTCTTGAATCAGGTTTTGGTAAGAGTCAGCTAGCTAATGAACCTAACTATAATCTTTTTGGTATTAAGGGTTCATTTCAAGGAAAATCAACTAGCATGTTAACAGCAGAAGATACTAAATCTGGCTACATTAATATCGTTGATCGATTTAGAAAGTATGATTCTTATGAAGATTCTTTAAATGATTATGCCAAATTAATGACAAAAGGGATTAATGGTAACCCAAGTATTTATCACGGTTCAACTAAGAAAAAAAGTAAAACTTATAAGGACGCTACTAAAAAATTAACTGGCGTCTACGCTACCGATCGTCACTATGATGCTAAGTTAAATGAAATTATCAAAACATATGATTTAACTCGTTTTGATAAATCATTTACTGAAACAGTGAAGCACAGGGTTGGTAAGGATGACACTTTACGCTCAATTGCTAAAAAATATAAGGTAGAAAAAGACTCTATTTTAGAACTAAATAAATCAATTGATCGAGATAAACCATTGGAAGAAGGGACTACGATTTTAGTAGAAAAAGACATTGAATTTGTAAAACCGCTTAACAAAAAATACACGGTAAGCAGTGACTTTGGTTCAAGAGGTAAAGAACATCACAATGGGATTGACTTAGCGATTTCATCTGGTACATCTGTTTACGCAACAGGTAAAGGTGTTGTCGAAGCAACAGGTTATGATCCAAGTGCTGGAAATTATATTATTATCAAACATAATTATGGACTTTATTCAAGTTATTTCCATTTGAAAGAAATTAATGTGAAAAAAGGTCAAAAAATTGATATGAGTCAAAAAATAGGTTTAGTTGGTTCTACAGGTAATTCAACTGGTCCACATTTACATTTTGCTATCAGTGATAAAGTTTGGAGTAATTATTATCATCCAAAAGAATTTGTTGATTTAGATTAA
- the pepT gene encoding peptidase T, whose product MYKNLVPRFIDYVKTETRSDATSTATPSTPTQVAFQMELKKELEKIGMSDVVYHEKNSFLIATLPSNTDKDVRSMGFIAHVDTADFNAVGVNPQFVENYDGESDITLDKDGKFKLTTTDFPNLKNYKGQTLITTDGTTLLGADDKSGIAEIMTAMEYLIEHPEIKHGKIMVAFGPDEEIGIGADKFDVKDFDVDFAYTMDGGPVGELQFETFNAAGAVLKIEGKNVHPGTAKNTMINAIQVAIDLQNTLPQDEVPEKTDGRQGFFHLLGISGVPDEATMEYIIRDHDMDKFKERKALMQSIVDKFNKDFGQDRITLEMSDSYYNMAEVIQKDMSIIDLAEEAMINLGIKPNKEPIRGGTDGSKISYMGLPTPNIFAGGENMHGRFEYVAVESMEKATDLIIEIARLNETK is encoded by the coding sequence ATGTATAAAAATTTAGTACCTCGTTTTATCGATTATGTCAAAACGGAAACTCGTTCTGACGCAACAAGCACAGCAACACCATCAACGCCAACACAAGTTGCGTTCCAAATGGAGTTGAAAAAAGAACTAGAAAAAATTGGTATGTCTGATGTTGTTTACCATGAAAAAAATAGTTTTTTAATCGCAACTCTACCAAGTAATACTGATAAAGATGTAAGAAGCATGGGCTTTATTGCTCACGTGGATACTGCTGATTTTAATGCAGTAGGTGTTAACCCTCAATTTGTTGAAAACTATGATGGTGAATCAGATATCACTTTAGATAAAGATGGAAAATTCAAATTAACAACAACTGATTTCCCTAATCTTAAAAATTATAAAGGCCAAACTTTAATTACAACAGATGGAACTACACTTTTAGGTGCTGATGATAAATCAGGTATTGCTGAAATTATGACAGCAATGGAATACTTAATTGAACATCCAGAAATCAAACATGGTAAAATTATGGTTGCTTTTGGACCAGACGAAGAAATCGGAATTGGTGCAGATAAGTTTGACGTGAAAGATTTTGACGTTGACTTTGCTTACACTATGGACGGTGGACCTGTTGGCGAATTACAATTTGAAACATTTAATGCAGCTGGCGCTGTTTTAAAAATCGAAGGTAAAAATGTCCATCCAGGTACTGCTAAAAATACAATGATCAATGCTATCCAAGTAGCTATTGATTTACAAAATACTCTTCCACAAGATGAAGTTCCTGAAAAAACTGATGGACGTCAAGGTTTCTTCCATTTATTAGGAATTTCTGGTGTGCCTGATGAAGCAACAATGGAATATATTATTCGTGACCATGACATGGATAAATTCAAAGAAAGAAAAGCTTTGATGCAATCAATCGTTGATAAATTCAACAAAGATTTTGGTCAAGATCGTATTACTTTAGAAATGTCAGATTCTTATTACAACATGGCTGAAGTTATCCAAAAAGACATGAGTATTATTGATTTAGCTGAAGAAGCAATGATTAATTTAGGAATCAAACCAAATAAAGAACCAATCCGCGGTGGTACTGATGGTTCTAAGATTTCTTACATGGGTCTTCCTACACCAAACATCTTCGCTGGTGGAGAAAATATGCACGGAAGATTTGAATATGTAGCAGTTGAAAGTATGGAAAAAGCAACTGATTTAATCATCGAAATCGCTCGTTTAAACGAAACTAAATAA